The segment GGCGGTGGTAGTGATGGGACAATCTCCAGATTCAAAAAACTATACTAATAATCCTTTGGACAATATTTTAGTTCAAGGAAATGCCGATTTAAAAAATGGGAATGTTGAACCAAGAGTTTGGACAACGCAAATTACAAAGATTGCAGAAAAAGGAGACATCATTGTATCGGTCAGAGCCCCTGTTGGAGATGTTGCCAAAACTAGATATAAGGTTGTTCTTGGGCGTGGAGTTGCAGGTATTAAGGGAAATGATTTTATCTATCAGACTTTAATAAGAATGAAGCAGTTTGGTTATTGGATGAAGTTGAGTACTGGTTCCACTTTTGAATCAATAAATTCTGGTGATATTAAAAGTTCATTGATTCCTCTCCCCTCCCTCCCCGAACAAGAAGCCATCGGCAACTTCTTCTCCGACCTAGATCAGCTTATTACTCTTCATCAGCGAAAATTAGATGATGTTAAAGAATTGAAGAAGGCTTTGTTACAGAAAATGTTTCCGAAAGGGAATGGAAACGATTTTCCTGAGCTAAGATTCCCAGAATTTACGGACGCTTGGAAACAGCGTAAGTTGGGGGAAGTTGCGGAAAAAATTAGTCAAAAAAATCTAGATAGACAGTATGTAGAAACTTTTACAAATTCTGCTGAATTCGGTATCATTTCTCAGAGGGATTTCTTTGAAAAAAATATCTCTAGTTTGGACAATATAAGTGGATACTATATTGTGAGTCCTGATGATTTTGTATATAATCCAAGGATTTCAAATTTAGCTCCAGTTGGTCCAATAAAGCGGAATAAATTGGGAAGAGTGGGGGTTATGTCGCCTCTTTATACTATATTTAGATTTTCAGATATACATTTGGATTTTGTAGAGAAGTATTTTGACACAACAATTTGGCATAGATATATGGAGCTGAATGGGGATAGTGGAGCTCGCTCAGATAGATTTGCCATTAAAGATTCAGTTTTCAAAGGTCTACCTATTCCCCTCCCCACCCTCCCCGAACAAGAAGCCATCGGCAGCTTCTTCTCCGACCTAGATCAGCTTATTACTCTTCATCAGCGTCAGTTGGATCATCTGAAACTGTTGAAAAAAGCCTTGTTACAGCAGATGTTTATATAGAAAGAGGTCAGTATGACATATTCGCAGGATTATTTAGATGACCTTCTGGTACGAATGGCCTATCATTCCAGCGGGATTGAGGGGAATACCATTTCTCTGCCTGAGACGGTTTCGATTATTTTGGAAAGCACGCTACCTGGCAAGCACAAGAGTATCCGTGA is part of the Streptococcus suis genome and harbors:
- a CDS encoding restriction endonuclease subunit S; translation: MTKEKSTVPRLRFPGFTDAWKQRKLGEVAVVVMGQSPDSKNYTNNPLDNILVQGNADLKNGNVEPRVWTTQITKIAEKGDIIVSVRAPVGDVAKTRYKVVLGRGVAGIKGNDFIYQTLIRMKQFGYWMKLSTGSTFESINSGDIKSSLIPLPSLPEQEAIGNFFSDLDQLITLHQRKLDDVKELKKALLQKMFPKGNGNDFPELRFPEFTDAWKQRKLGEVAEKISQKNLDRQYVETFTNSAEFGIISQRDFFEKNISSLDNISGYYIVSPDDFVYNPRISNLAPVGPIKRNKLGRVGVMSPLYTIFRFSDIHLDFVEKYFDTTIWHRYMELNGDSGARSDRFAIKDSVFKGLPIPLPTLPEQEAIGSFFSDLDQLITLHQRQLDHLKLLKKALLQQMFI